The Verrucomicrobiaceae bacterium DNA window AAAGGCGGGAAACCCTTGCCATCTGGATAACCGGCCTCCGCCAACAGCCTCCGCGCCTCAGCCGGATCAAAACGCATGGCCTGTACTGGCGGGTATTCCTTGAGTGTGCCTGGCGGCGTCAGCCCCGTCGCGGGCTGTTGCCCACAGCGCAGTACATTCTTCACGATACTCTCGCGGTCGATCGCCAGCGCCAGTGCACGTCGCACTCGTGCATCATTGAAAGGCTTCTTCGTCACATTGCAGCGGTAAAAATACACGCTGAGCAACGGGTCTGCGTGAAACAGCGGCGACTTGCTTTCGATATAGCCCGGTATTTTGGAAAGTGGCACCTCCATGGTCATGTGGAGTTGTTTGTCCAAAAAAGCACGCTCCTCCGTCGGTGGGCTGCTGATCGGCACAAAGACGATGCCATTGAGCTTCACCCGCGCAGCCTCCCAGTAGTGCGGATTGCGCTCCACCTCGATGTTTTGATTCACACGCCAGGTTTTAAGTTTGAATGGGCCATTGCCCACCAAGTTCCCAGGGCGTGTCCACTTCGTATTCCGCGCATCCATGCTGCCAAAACGTTCAATCACATGCTTCGGCACTGGGAACCATGAGTAATGCTTCAGCATGCTCGGTAGGTATGGGGCGGGTCCCTTCAGCGTTAGCCGCAGTGTGTGCTCATCCACCGCCTGCACGCCCACTTGGCTAAATTCCCTGATTTTGCCCGTGTGGAACTCCTCCGCGTTTTTTAGCGGATAAAGCATATTCGCGTAATCCGCGCCCAAATTTGCCGTCAGGATGCGCTCATACGCGTACACGAAATCTTGCGCCGTCACCGGCACGCCATCGCTCCACTTTCCCAGGGGCTGAAGCCGGAAAGTCCACGTCGTGAACGCCTCATGTGTCCACGCAGCCGCAGCGCCGGGAGCATCACCATCTGGATCATCCGCTCCTGGAGCGACCAGCCCCTCAAAGATCGCATGGAAGATCATGTGCTCTGGCTGACCTGTCGCCAGATGCGGATCGAGCGTCGCAGGCTCCGATCCATTCCCGAGGAGCAAAATCCCCTGCCGAGTCGCCTCATCCACACGCGTAGGCCTGCCTGTGCGCACATGGTGAAACCACGCCACACCCACACAAAGCGCCAGGAATGCAAAAACACGAAAAAGCCAGCTCATAGAGCACCGACCATGACACGCGACGCTCTCTGTGGCAACAAAACGGCCTCATGCCGTGAAGCATGAGGCCGCGTGGGGTTTTCAAATTCTCCAGCTCAGCGCTACTACCTGCTGAAACCGAAGCTGAAATTCACACCGCTGCGGGGGCTATAGCCAGGATGTCCGTGGTGGCTCCGATGATGGCTACTCCCAGCGTAACCAGGGCGATAGCCGCTGGAGCCATAGCTCGGGCGGGCAGGCTGCGTCACCCACTGACCCACGGGGCGACCACAGTGATCGTAGCCGACGATGCGGTAAACGGCGACAATCGGTGTGCCACAAGAGGTGTAGCCCACGACACGCGTGCTACCATTGCAGAGGTGATCAGCCTTGGCTGAAGAGGGAGCTGCAAAACCAAGAACAGCGGCGGCAGCGAGGAGAGCGAGGGAGGTTTTCATAGGTGTTTGTGGAAATCATTTTCCGCACTCTGTGACGAGCCCCCACATCTGCTATTCAGGCGAGATGAAAAAATATTTTCAAAGATGGGCCGCTGATCGTCGGAAGACTCACTCCTGAGCAGCAGACTTCGGGTCAAAGGCATCACGTAGGCCATCACCGAGGATGTTGAGTGCCAACAGTGTGCTGCTGAAAAAGAGACCCGGATAAAGCAGCAACCACGGATAGGTCTGCATCACTTGCGAGCCATCACCGAGTAGCACGCCCCAACTGGATTTCGGCGGCTGGATGCCGAGTCCGAGAAAGCTCAGGGTGGCCTCTAGCAACATCACGCCTGGCACAGTGAGGCTGGCATAGATGATGACCGGGCCGAGGACGTTTGGCAGCAGATGCTTCACCACGATATGCCAGAAGCCCGCACCACAGGCCTTTGCTGCGGTGACGAATTCGAGATTTTTCAGTGAGAGCACCTGCCCGCGCACCACACGGGCCATGGTGAGCCATTCCACAGCACCGATGGCGATAAAAATGAGCCAGAAGTGCCTCCCAAACACGACCATGAGCAGGATCACGAAATTGATGAATGGGAAGGCGTAAAGGATGTCCACGAGGCGCATCATCACGGCGTCGATGCGCCCACCAGCGAGGCCGCTGATGAGTCCGTAGGCTACACCGATGCAGGCTGCGACTGCGGTGGCTAGTAGCCCGACCGCGAGCGATACGCGGCCACCATGTAGGATGCGAGTGAGCATGTCACGACCCAGCGTGTCAGTGCCCAGCCAGTGCTGCGGGCTGAGGCTCGTGGCTTTGAGCTCCAAATCCTGCACATCAGGCGCATAAGGAGAAAAATACGGCCCGAACAGACACAGCACCACCAGCGCGATGAGGAACCATAGCGCGATCACATTGAGCCGATACCTGCGGAACCGCCTCCAGGCGGCCCGCATCGGCGAGAGGCTCTGTGGGTCTGATTCACTCATGCATTGAGACGGATGCGCGGATTGAGCCAGGCCTGGAGGACGTCCACCAGCAGGTTAAAGCCGACGATGAGCGTGGCGTAGAAGACAGAGATGCCGATAGCGAGATTCATGTCCCGATTGATGGCTGAGGCGATGAAGAACTGGCCCAGACCCGGCAGTTGAAACACGGATTCTACGACAATGCTGCCCGTGAGTAGCCCAGCAGCCGCTGGACCGAGAAAATTCAGCACCGGCAAGCAGGCAAGCTTCAGCGCATGGAGGAAGACGACAGAGCTTTCGCTCGCTCCTTTGGCCCTTGCGGTGCGGATGAATTCCTGGGCCAGTGTCTCCCGCAGGCTGCCACGCGTGAGGCGGGCGATCTGGGCACTGTAGATGATGCCCAGTGTCAAAGCGGGCATCACGACATCGGAGGGATCGTACCAGCCAGAGGCATTGAACCAGCGCAGCTTCAGGCCGAGGAGCAAGGCGATGACGGGCCCCAAAATCATGCTCGGTGTGCAGATGCCGCAGGTAGCCGCCAGCATGCACGCACGATCCTCCAGCGTGTTCGGTTTCAGGGCCGCTAGGGCTCCCAGTGGCACTCCGAGAGCGAGCGCGATGACCAGCGCTGTCAGACCGACTGCTCCTGAGACTGGAAACCCAGAGGCGATGATCTCATCGACACCTCTGCCTTTAAAATGGAAGGACTCTGGCAGATCCAGCCGTGCATAATGCCCGATCTGCATGCCCAATTGCACATACCAGGGCTTATCGAGCCCCAAGTAGGCACGTTGTGCCGCGATGGCCTCTGGCGAGGTGTTTTTCTCACTCTGGATCGGCCCACCAGGGAGCATGCGCGAAAGCGCAAAGGTAATCGTGATCACCGCGAGGATCACGATTAGGCCCTGGATGAGGCGGCTGAGGAGAAAGCGGAGCATGGATGGACAATGACGAATGCGGAATGTCGATTGTCGAACGGGAAGTCAAGCTAGCGATTCTCTGCGGGAGCCTTTTCCTGCTTATTTGAGATCCTTTGCGGGTGCCTGCTTCACAATCTCTCCCGGCGGGCCGCACCGGCGGAGGCTGGCCCCGCGCCAGGAGTCTGCATCGTGATGAAGGCGCTGGCGCTGATGATGCCCGCGCCACAGATCATCGCGAGTGTGTCAAAAGACATCACCTTCAGCAAGGCGAAGGCCAGAAACGGTGTGAGCAGGCCCCGCATGCCGGTGAGGAAGGTGTGGACGCTCATGTACTCAGCGACGGCATGCGGCGGGGCCAGTTTCGTCACCCACAGTGCCCAGGTGACATTGCCACCGGCATTGGCCATGCCCCAGAGGGCCATGCCTAGCGTCCACCACACCATGCCATGGCCGAGATAAAAGACGAGGATGCCTGCTGCAAAGAATAGATTCAGTGCCGCACGCACCGTGAAGAGGTGAAACCGATCATACACCAGCCCCCACGGATAAGAGAAGACCAGCCGTGATAGCACTGGCACCACGCAGGTCACAAAGGCGACTTCCTTCTCTGGTAAATTGATTCCGTGCACCGGATTGGCCAGATACTCGACGAAAAGACTCGCGGCGATGAGATTGCCCACGCCCATGATCATCCAGGAGATGAGTAAGGTGCGAAAATCACGATCCGCACGTATCCAGCGGAGGGAGCTCCACAGGCCGTGGTTTTGACCCGCTGCGGGCTCCCATGGCACTGCGGGTAATCCATAGGTCCACAGGCCGCTGACGATCCCACAGAGGGCAAAGGCCCACAGCAGCCAGGAGTAGCGCTGCAAGTCCAGCTCCAGCGCACGCCCCGCCAACCAGCCGAAGAGGGCCGCCGCCGCCGCACGCGTGACGCCCGTCACGGCATAGAGTCGGCCACGCTCCGCCTCTGGGTAGTTCATGCGGTAAATCTGGGTCATGAGCGGGATCTGCATGGAAAAGCAAAAAATGCCCATGCCCAGCCCGGTGAGAAAAAGCCACGCATGGTGCGGAAATGCGGCCGAGATGCCCATGCACGCTCCGCCGAGGATCTGCACCTTTGCGGCGGTGCGGGCGATGGTGCTGCGCATGCGCAAAAGCAGCGGTACGACGAATAGACTCGTCACCATGCCACCACTCGTCGCTGCGAGGAAGGAGGCCTTTGCCACATCCCCCATGTGATGCACGCGGACGGCCAGCAGCATGCCAAAGGTGGCTGTGAGCGTGTCTAGCACCCCTGCGGGCAAGGAGCGCCATAGCTCGTTGCGGAAGGTGCGTGTTGTCGTGTTACTCACAGGCCGCCTCCCTCGCATGAGATGCGTCTTACGTCAAAAAATGCCGCTCAAAGCACACTCGGCAGGTGCTCCCGCAGGCAGCCTGCCAGCTTCAGCGTGTCGGCCAGAGTATGGGTGGCGACCACATTTGGCTCATGATGGCTCAGGATGCGCACGGTGCAGGGCACGCTGGCATTTTTCGCCATTTGGATATCGCGATCATGATCACCGACGAGCCAGCTCCGGCTCAGATCGAGCCCGTGGACCTCACAGGCGTGGAAAATCATCTCTGGGGACGGTTTGCGGCAAGTGCAGGTGCCCGCGAGGTGCGTGCAGGCATAAATGCCATCGAACTGAGCCCCGCGCATCGCCAGCATGCTCTGCATCTGCGCATGGATGTCATCGAGCGTGGCCTGCGTCATGCGCCCTTTTCCCACGCCTTGTTGGCTGGTGACGAGGATGAGCTTGTAGCCACGCTCACGGCATAGAGAGAGCGCATCGACGATTCCGGGGCTCAATCGAAAATCCTCCACGCAGAGCACATAGCCATCCCCTGGAGAGGCATTGACGACGCCATCGCGATCGAAGAAAACGGCTGGTGTGAGCGTTGCAGACATGGATTTCCCAGGTGACAACACGCCTCCGGCTCTGGCAAACTACAAATTCTCCACCTCCTCACCCTGCATCCTTGATCATGAACACACGTCGCCACTTTTTCTCCACCATCCTCGGCGCTACGGCTGCCACCTCGCTACGCGGGCAGGATGCCGCGAAGCTCTCTTTCAAAGGGGAGAATATCCAGTTCGGACTCGTCACCTATCAGTGGGGGAAGGACTGGGACATCGCCACGCTGATCAAGAACTGCGCGGAGGCAGAGGTCACGGGCGTGGAATTACGCGTGGAGCATAAGCACGGCGTGACGGTTGATTTGACCCCGAAGCAGCGCTCGGAGGTGCGGCAGCAGTTTGAGGACTCCCCAGTTAAATTATTGGGCCTGGGTACCAATTTTGAATTCCACGCGGCTGATCCTGAGGTGCTGAAGAAGAACGTGGAGGGCGCAAAGGCCTTCATCAAGCTCAGTCATGACATCGGGGGCACGGGGGTGAAGGTGAAGCCGAACTCGCTGGTCAAAGACGTGCCTGCTGAGCAGACGCTGGCCCAGATCGGCAAAGCGCTGGCGGAGTTGGGTGCCTACTCACTCGGTTTCGGCCAGGAGATCCGTCTCGAAGTGCATGGGAAGGACACCTCGCTGCTGCCGAATGTGAAGAAGATCATGGAGGCCTGTGCCGATGCTGAAAATGTCCGCGTCTGCTGGAACTCCAATGACACAGATCTGCAAGGCGAGGGCCTGGAGGCGAATTTTGCCCTCGTGCGGGAGCGTCTCGGCCACACCGTCCACATCCGCGGCGTCGGTCAGGTGGCCTATCCCCATGACAAACTGGCCAAACTGCTCGTCGATGCCGATTACGAAGGCCACGTCTGCCTAGAGGCTCATAAGCTGCCGGATGGTGATCCCGTGGCGGCACTCAAAAAGGAGCGTGACCTCTTCATGGCGATGGTGAGAGCTGCGCGGCAGGCAGCGGCTTGATCTGACCGCCCAATCAACAAAACAGGCGCTGGAGTCACTCCAGCGCCTGTTTGCTTTTTGAGAGAGTTGATGTGGCGGCCTATTTTTCGACCCAGCGGACAGCTTCCATGAGGAGCTCACGGGCAGAGGCGAGGGCGAGTTTCTGGCGGATATTTGCCTTGTGTGCATCGACGGTTTTGGCGCTGAGGCCTAGTTTTTCCGCGATGGAGTGTGAGTCGAAGCCACGGCCGACCATTTCGAAGATTTCGAGCTGGCGGTCACTGAGCATGCGAGCGGGCTCTCCACGGGCACCACTACGGGGGCTGCCGCCAGAGACGATGCTGCCCAGCAGAGCGGCGCTGAAGAAGAACGAGCCGCTGACGATTTGGCGCAGTCCCTGGAGCACGCGGGTGGGCTGCTCTGCCTTCATGACATAGCCCATAGCACCAGCACGGAGGCAGCGCTCGGCATACACGTTCTCGTCGTGCATCGAGTAAACGAGCACTTGGATGTTGGGATGAGTGGCCTTGATTTTTTTGATGAGGTCCACTCCGCTGCGGTCTTTCAGCGTGATGTCGAGGATGACAAGATCAGGCTTTAGTTTGCCTGCTTGTTGGAGAGCAGTGTTGGCGTCTTCGGCGCTGCCGATGACTTGCATGTCCTCCTGCGAATCAATGAGTTTCTTAAGCCCTTCGATAACGATGGGATGGTCGTCGAGTATATAGATTTTACTTTTCACGGTATCCCTTTGTGCCTGGAGATGAGGGTTTTGTCAATAGCTCTGGCTTAAGGAATTGGTCAGGAAAATGGCAGGTCACACGAACACCTTTCCGGGAGACTTCCTGGACGTTCAAGTGCCCGCCGATGAGATTGGCCCGGTATTCCATGACCTGAATACCTATTCCAGCAGGTGGGGCGCCCTCTCCTACGACAGCGTTTTTTCTCATCCCCTGGCCATTATCTGTGATCTCCAATACAAGGGTGTTTGCGTCTTGTCGGCGTAGGGAAAGGTGGATCTTTTGAGCATTGCCGTGGCGCATCGCATTGTTCACCGCCTCCTGAGCGATGCGTAGGAGATGAAGCTGCATTTCCTCGTTTTGAAAGACCAAGCTCTCATCGATCTGGCAGTCGCACTGCCTGCGGAAATCCTTTCGCAGACTCTCTGCCAGCAGGCGTAATCCACCAGCGAGCCCGCCTCGGCGAACGGCGGCTGTGGAGAGGCCGTGGGAGAGCCGCCGCACTTCCTCCAGGGCTCCATGCACGAGCTCATGGATACGCTGGGCATCCTGCCGGTGGGTGCCCTCCAGCCCGTCTGCCAATGTTTGCACCATCGCAGAAATTCCTGCCAGCGTCTGCCCCACGCCATCATGCAGATCGTGGCCGATGCGGAGCTGCTCCTGCTGGGCGGCACGGATGACCTCTGCCTCCAGCCGCCGCCTTTCGGTCATATCCATACCTGTGACGACGAGGAAGTCTGTGCCGCCCTGCGCCCTTCGCACGGCGGTGGTCTCGCTGGCGATGATGCGCGGTGAGCCGTCCTTTGCTCGTAGAGTGAGTGTGGAGCCGACTTTATCGGTGCTACCAGTGAGTACCGAGAGGAAACGTTTCTTTGATGCGTCGATGTCCTCCGCATTAAAAATGGGCATGGACCACAGCTCATGGCCCACGGACTGACTCGCGGGGATGCCAAAGACAGCCTCGGCGGTGCGATTGATCCTCAAAATGCGACCATCTGTGTCCAGTAGGGCAATGGCGATCGGTGCATTGTCGAGCAGGATACCTGTGAGCAGTGCGGCGCGGCGGCGGTCTTCTTCCTCCCTATTACGGCCAGTCATGTCATGAATGACGAGCATGCACTGGCTGTTAGAGTCGCTCGTGATGCAGGTGGGACTGCATTGTACCTCGATGCGACTGCCATCTGCACGCTCAAGCACGGTATCAAAGACGGTCGGTCCACAGCCTCCATTTTTCATGCTGAGTAGCCGCCGGCGCAGTGAGGCACGGGCTCCCGGTGCCGTGATGTCCGTGATCTCCATGCGCCGCAAGCTGTTCAGTTTGTGGCCGAGCATCTGGCAGCATGCAGGATTGGCATCTTGGATGATGAATTGCTTATTGAAGGTCAGCACGGCCACGGTGCTATTTTGAAATAGCTGGCGGTAGCGCTCCTCTGATTGCTGGAGGGCCTGTTCAGCCGCGACGAGCGGTGTGATGATCCGCACATGACCGATTTGCGAGATGACCTTCCCTTGATCGTCGCGCTCGAAAACGCGTGCATGCCACTGGATCCATTCATAATCACCGCTTTTGCGCCGCACGCGCATGCGCAGAGTTTGCAGGCCATTCTCTTTCCCTGCCTGGAGCTGCTCGTTCATACTGCGGTAGGCGGGCTTATCCTCAGGGTGGATGATGCCATCCCAGCCATCTTTGTAGGATTTCTCGACCTCGCCTGGTTTGTAGCCATAAAGGCTGTAAACCTGGTCTTGGCCAGTGCTGAACTTCTGCGTCTGGAAGCTGAAAATATAAAGAACCTGTCGCGGGGTGCCGAGGACTCCTTCGGCGAATAGGTCCAGCTCTCCCGCTTGCGAGACGAGCATGCCCACTTCTTCGATGCCGATATTCAGCTCCTCTCTGGCAGGCTTAGGGGCAGTTTTCGGGACAGGTTTCTTCACTCGACTCATTCAGACAGGAGAAAAGCCGGAAACAGCACTTCAGGCCACACGTTTCTGATCGTCGGAACCATCTTTTTTCATGCACCACCGCTATTTACTGCTTTTCCTCGCCCTTTTGCCCCTCGTAGCGCATGCGCAGGCCCCCAAGGCCGGGAAGAAGAAAACTCCACCCGTGAAGCTCACCACGGCCCAGGTCGCCACCAGCGAGGTCGTTTATAAAAAGACGCCAGAAGGCGAGCTGAAGCTGCATTTTTATCGTCCGGCAGGCGAAGTGGGCATCACCGCGCTGCGGCCCTGCATCGTGTTCTTTTTCGGCGGTGGCTGGAAAAACGGCTCCTACCTGCAATTCGTGCCGCAGGCCGAGTACCTCGCCTCACGCGGCATGGTGGCTGCCTGTGCCGATTACCGCATCCTGAATGTCCATGGCACGCTGCCGGACAAAGCGGTCGAGGACGCGAAAAGTGCCATCCGCTGGGTGCGTGGCCATTCCACGGAGTTGGGCATCGATCCGGGGAAAATCATCGCTGCGGGCGGCTCCGCAGGCGGGCACCTCGCTGCCTGCACGGCGCTGGTAAAGGCCTACGACGCCCCTGGCGATGATGCCGCCATTTCCTGCCGCCCAGATGCGATGGTGCTCTTCAATCCCGCGATGAATATCGACACTCTTTTTAAAGAACGCGTCACTGGTGACACCAAAGGCTTCACGCTCGAAATGGCGGAGGCCATCACGCCGAACCGCTTCATCGCCAAGGACACCCCGCCGGCCATTTTCTTCTTCGGCACCGCAGACAAGCTCAAAACTGGCGCGGATGAATACATGCGCAAAGCACGCGAACTCGGGCTCCGCGCGGAAATGTGGACCGCCGCCGAGATGCCGCATGGCTTCTTCAATCGCGAGCCCTGGACCCAAGTGACCGCGCAGCAAATGCACGTCTTCCTCGCCTCACTCGGCTACCTGGGCGGAGAGTCAGCCGTGATCATGCCGGAGAAAGCTCCCGCGCTGAAAAAGGAGGAGTGATTCGTCCAGTTTCGGCAGCATCAGCCCAGCACCACGCTGCCGTCCGGCTTCTTGGTGAAGCTGTGCAGCACCAGCCCCTGGTCATCCAGGTGGGTGAAGCGCAGCGCCTCAGCCGTCACCGAGATGTGCGTGAAACCGTGCGTCATTTTGCCGAAAGGCACCTTGTGCGTGACCTCCAGCGCCCGCGTCTTGGCCCCGCCACCACCGCTGAGGATGTGGGAGGTGTATTTTCCCTCGATTTCGAGGTGCTGCAGGTCGTGATCATGACCGCAGAGGTAGGCATGCACATGATGCTGCTGGAAAAGGCCATCCCACTGCTGGATCAGGGTCTTGGTATCACCGTGATCACCATTGGAGTACAGTGGGTGATGCCCCAGCACCATGGTGAAGGCTCCACGCGGCTTCTCCAGCTCCGCCTTCAGCCACGCTAGCTGCTCACGCTCCTCATCCGCTGTCATCGAGGAACGCGGCTTGCCACTTTTCTTGTCTTTGGCACCACTCACGGCAGGCAGATTCGTATCCAGGCAGATCAGCGTGAGCTGGGAGCCCAGATCCACGCGATACCACTTCGATGGCATGTGCCAGCGCACGCCGGGCTTCTTCGCGTAGGCGAGCTGTACCTTCTGCCCGCCCTCATTGTCGTGGTAGTCATGATTGCCCAGGATCGCGTGCATCGGGCCGGGGAAGGCCGCAGCGGGATACATGTCCTCGATCTCATTCTTCCAGCGTGGCGATTCGGTGGAGAAGCCGCCGGGAGCCTTGTCCTTGCTGTAAAAATTATCGCCCAGCAGCAGCATCGCCTCCGGTTTGATCCCCTGCGCGGTGATGAAGCTGCGCATCGCCGCCGCCACTCGCTTTTGATCCGCGCCACCGGTGCCGAAATCACCGATCGCCAGCAAATGCAGCCCGTCTTTGCTGATCTCTGCCGCAGATGCGCGGCGCACATTCAGCGCCAGCGCCGCACTGGAGCAAAACAGGGTCTGGAGCGCACGGCGACGGGAGTAGGAAGCGGGAAGGGGACTCATAGCAATGCTGGAAACGCCAGACCCAGTGCCGATCACTCACTCATGCCCGCGAAACGATCCCGCAAAGAAAGGGTTATCCCTCCGCGTCAGGTCCATGCTAGCATCTGAGCACCTTTATATGAAAAAACTCCTCTTCACCGCTCTCAGCCTCCTCCTTCTATCCCATCATGCACTTGCCCAGTCCGCGCCAGGGCAGACGCCACAGGGCCAGGGCGGCCAGCAGCAGGAGGAGACCACCCGTGACGGCCTGTGGGATGGCCGGCTCAAAGGCGGGAACTACATCGTCCGTGCGCAGTCCATCATCGCCCTGTCCAAACACGAATACATCGCCAATGCCGCCGCACGCGTGGTGGAGGTGAATATCACCCTCAGCTCCTCGCAGATCGTGCGCTTTTATTTCTTTGAGCCTGTGAAGGTGGAAACGGGTAGCAATTTCGTCGCGGCGGGCACCCAGGCCATCGAGCGGGCCAAAGGACTCGTCGAGCAAGCCGCCGGCCGCGTCTCCCCCACGCTCACCGAGGCCAAAGTGGTCAAAGACTACCCCAACACCACCCACTCCCACACCGTCGAATTCGCCATCAAAGAAGAAGCCCGGCTCAATTCACTCTTCCAGAGCCTCGAACGCTCCTTCCGCACCGGCGTAGGCCGTATTTGGAAGGAATAGGCCAATTCAATTACTCTAGCGCTCAAAGCCACCAGCCAGGGGCGGCCACCCGAGAGCATGTAGAAGAGAACTGGGATCAGTAATTCGGAATACTGCTTCCTCCTTATCGGACCTATAATGAACATCGCAAACCAGCCCAGAGTCCCCACGGTACGGAGCAGTTCGGCATGCATTAAATACGAGTTCATGGCTAGTATGGTCTTCCCAAGGCTAATTCCTGCGTGTCAAAGATCAAACATTCCTTGGTCGCTTGGATTCACCCTGCAGGAGCAGTCCCAGAGGTCTTAGGCCCGAAAATGCCCATTTTGTCGCTCGATTCTTCGCTAGGGCCTCGTAAATGGCCCGCTCCACCTTTTCTCCTTTTTTGAAAACCTCTAGCTCATCTCCCATCCACGTCCTGATCGCATGCGGCGGCACGGGCGGGCACTTATTTCCAGGCATCGCCGTCGGTGAGGTGCTGGCCCAGCGCGGGCATGATGTCACCCTCCTCATCAGCGAGAAGAAGATCGACTCCCTCGCCGCCAGTGGCCACAAAGACCTGCGCTTTGAGAAAATGCCCTTCCTGGCCATGCCGCGTCCGTGGTCGCCGAAGATGGTCGGCTTCCTCCGTGGACTCTGGGGTGGCATGCGCCGCTGCCGCCAGATCATCCGCGAGCATGATGTCAAAGTCGTACTCGGCATGGGCGGCTTCACCTCCTTTGCCCCGCTCTACGCCGGCAAAAAAGAAAATTGCCGCACCCTCATCCACGAGAGCAACGCCATCCCCGGCAAAGCGAACAAGCTCAACGCACGCTACTCCGACATCGTCCTCTGTGGCCTGGAGGCCTGCAAACCGCTCTTTGAAAAGCACACAGACGTCCGCGTCGTCGGCACGCCCATCCGCTCCAACATGCGTGAGGCCAACAGCGACGATCCCCACGCCTTCTTCAAGCTCGAGAAAGACAAGCGCACCCTCCTCATCATGGGTGGCAGTCAGGGCGCACGCGGCATCAATCGCGCCGTCGGCATGGCACTCGATCACTTTGAAAAAATGGGCATCCAAGTCCTCCACATCGCCGGCCCTGGCGATTACGAAGAGGTGCGTGACGTCTATGCGAAGCACCCGCTGCTCGCTCAGCACGTCGCCGCCTTTTGTCACCGCATGGATCTGGCCTATCGTGTCGCAGACCTCGCCATCGCACGCAGCGGAGCCAGCAGCATGACGGAGCTCGCGTGGTTCGGCGTCCCCAGCCTCCTGGTGCCCTATCCGCACGCCGCAGAAGATCACCAGACGCGGAACGCCGAGATCTTCCACAAAGCCGGAGCCGCCATCATGATGCCCGAGTCCCAGCTCAATGCCGACACCCTCACCGATGTCGTCCGCAGCATCCTCTCCGACTCCGCCAAAGCCGCCGCGATGAAAAAAGCCGCGCAAAACCAAGCCGTGCGCGACAGCGCCGAGCAGATCGCCACACTCGTCGAGCAGGAGGCTGTGAAGACGCCCGTTGCTGTTTAGTGGGGGCGAGGGCTTAGTGCTTAGTTCTCAGTTCTCAGTTTCTGAGCACTAAGCACTGAGAACTAAGCACTCCTTTCCTCCCAGCCGCCCCGCAACCACCCAACACCCCTCCCACCCGGAGTGTGGTCAAAACCGCGCAGACCCTCATTCATACCGCAGAAAGCCCGCTCGCCGCGCTTCGAAGGCTGAGGTCTCCAGCGCCCACTGCATGGACACATCGCGCCAGGCTTTGCCCTCACGGATGCTTTTCAGCAGCGCGGCGTTGTTGAGCAGCGTGTTCACCTTCTCCAGGGCGAACTCTTTCGGATAAAGCCGCTGCAGCGTGCAGACCAGCGCCACGCCCAGCTCCACCGGGCGCAAAGCAGCCCGCTCGGTGATGCTGATGCGCACACCACCACAGGCTTCTCCTTTGAAAACACTCGCTGTCGGCGTGAAGCGCAGCGGAGTGAACTGCACACCCGGCAGCGCCAGCTTATTCAGCTCATGCGCAAGTCGCAGATCATCCACATACGGCGCACCCACCACCTCGAAAGGCGTATCCGTCCCGCGCCCCACACTCACGCTGAACTCACTCAGTCCGATGCCTGGATAAAGCAGCGCGGCATTCAGC harbors:
- a CDS encoding PAS domain S-box protein, whose product is MKKPVPKTAPKPAREELNIGIEEVGMLVSQAGELDLFAEGVLGTPRQVLYIFSFQTQKFSTGQDQVYSLYGYKPGEVEKSYKDGWDGIIHPEDKPAYRSMNEQLQAGKENGLQTLRMRVRRKSGDYEWIQWHARVFERDDQGKVISQIGHVRIITPLVAAEQALQQSEERYRQLFQNSTVAVLTFNKQFIIQDANPACCQMLGHKLNSLRRMEITDITAPGARASLRRRLLSMKNGGCGPTVFDTVLERADGSRIEVQCSPTCITSDSNSQCMLVIHDMTGRNREEEDRRRAALLTGILLDNAPIAIALLDTDGRILRINRTAEAVFGIPASQSVGHELWSMPIFNAEDIDASKKRFLSVLTGSTDKVGSTLTLRAKDGSPRIIASETTAVRRAQGGTDFLVVTGMDMTERRRLEAEVIRAAQQEQLRIGHDLHDGVGQTLAGISAMVQTLADGLEGTHRQDAQRIHELVHGALEEVRRLSHGLSTAAVRRGGLAGGLRLLAESLRKDFRRQCDCQIDESLVFQNEEMQLHLLRIAQEAVNNAMRHGNAQKIHLSLRRQDANTLVLEITDNGQGMRKNAVVGEGAPPAGIGIQVMEYRANLIGGHLNVQEVSRKGVRVTCHFPDQFLKPELLTKPSSPGTKGYREK
- a CDS encoding alpha/beta hydrolase, whose protein sequence is MHHRYLLLFLALLPLVAHAQAPKAGKKKTPPVKLTTAQVATSEVVYKKTPEGELKLHFYRPAGEVGITALRPCIVFFFGGGWKNGSYLQFVPQAEYLASRGMVAACADYRILNVHGTLPDKAVEDAKSAIRWVRGHSTELGIDPGKIIAAGGSAGGHLAACTALVKAYDAPGDDAAISCRPDAMVLFNPAMNIDTLFKERVTGDTKGFTLEMAEAITPNRFIAKDTPPAIFFFGTADKLKTGADEYMRKARELGLRAEMWTAAEMPHGFFNREPWTQVTAQQMHVFLASLGYLGGESAVIMPEKAPALKKEE
- a CDS encoding response regulator transcription factor, with product MKSKIYILDDHPIVIEGLKKLIDSQEDMQVIGSAEDANTALQQAGKLKPDLVILDITLKDRSGVDLIKKIKATHPNIQVLVYSMHDENVYAERCLRAGAMGYVMKAEQPTRVLQGLRQIVSGSFFFSAALLGSIVSGGSPRSGARGEPARMLSDRQLEIFEMVGRGFDSHSIAEKLGLSAKTVDAHKANIRQKLALASARELLMEAVRWVEK
- the murG gene encoding undecaprenyldiphospho-muramoylpentapeptide beta-N-acetylglucosaminyltransferase — its product is MKTSSSSPIHVLIACGGTGGHLFPGIAVGEVLAQRGHDVTLLISEKKIDSLAASGHKDLRFEKMPFLAMPRPWSPKMVGFLRGLWGGMRRCRQIIREHDVKVVLGMGGFTSFAPLYAGKKENCRTLIHESNAIPGKANKLNARYSDIVLCGLEACKPLFEKHTDVRVVGTPIRSNMREANSDDPHAFFKLEKDKRTLLIMGGSQGARGINRAVGMALDHFEKMGIQVLHIAGPGDYEEVRDVYAKHPLLAQHVAAFCHRMDLAYRVADLAIARSGASSMTELAWFGVPSLLVPYPHAAEDHQTRNAEIFHKAGAAIMMPESQLNADTLTDVVRSILSDSAKAAAMKKAAQNQAVRDSAEQIATLVEQEAVKTPVAV
- a CDS encoding metallophosphoesterase; amino-acid sequence: MSPLPASYSRRRALQTLFCSSAALALNVRRASAAEISKDGLHLLAIGDFGTGGADQKRVAAAMRSFITAQGIKPEAMLLLGDNFYSKDKAPGGFSTESPRWKNEIEDMYPAAAFPGPMHAILGNHDYHDNEGGQKVQLAYAKKPGVRWHMPSKWYRVDLGSQLTLICLDTNLPAVSGAKDKKSGKPRSSMTADEEREQLAWLKAELEKPRGAFTMVLGHHPLYSNGDHGDTKTLIQQWDGLFQQHHVHAYLCGHDHDLQHLEIEGKYTSHILSGGGGAKTRALEVTHKVPFGKMTHGFTHISVTAEALRFTHLDDQGLVLHSFTKKPDGSVVLG